The proteins below come from a single Stigmatella erecta genomic window:
- a CDS encoding Mov34/MPN/PAD-1 family protein produces the protein MNESPGLVFVRPDGSKVKFGLVALRQMLVFRQTGAHSTEAGGVLLGRHILGCRDIVVDEVTIPMRGDKRMRFAFHRSQASHQQVIDSRWKGSQGTCHYLGEWHTHPEAVPIPSWIDLQDWRRRLREDVFDGGSLLFCIAGFQELRAWEGSQHPEALTLLHPTQRDKP, from the coding sequence ATGAACGAAAGTCCGGGGCTCGTGTTCGTTCGGCCGGATGGCTCGAAGGTGAAGTTCGGCCTGGTGGCGCTCCGCCAGATGCTCGTCTTCCGGCAGACGGGCGCCCACAGCACCGAGGCAGGAGGAGTGCTCCTGGGCCGCCACATCCTCGGCTGCCGGGACATCGTCGTTGACGAAGTCACGATCCCCATGCGGGGAGACAAACGAATGCGGTTCGCCTTCCATCGCAGCCAGGCCAGCCACCAGCAGGTCATTGACTCGCGCTGGAAGGGCTCCCAGGGCACGTGCCACTACCTCGGCGAGTGGCATACACATCCCGAAGCGGTTCCTATTCCCTCCTGGATAGACCTCCAGGACTGGCGGCGGCGTCTGCGCGAGGACGTCTTCGATGGCGGTTCGCTGCTCTTTTGCATTGCCGGGTTTCAGGAACTGCGGGCGTGGGAAGGCTCCCAGCACCCTGAAGCCTTAACCCTCCTTCACCCCACCCAGAGAGATAAACCATGA
- a CDS encoding DNA topoisomerase 3 codes for MGTAPEWDRSRQDGGGRAARGGASVLAVVAEKPAVARDIARALGASQRGEGCFRGNGYVVTWAIGHLVGLAQPHEIQPAWKRWHREQLPMLPSEWPLVVSANTRAQFEVVRAVVNAPEVSGVVCATDAGREGELIFRYIYEAAGCRKPVKRLWVSSLTEGAIREGFRQLKEGRAYDALADAAKGRSRADWLVGMNLSRLYTLAYGETLSVGRVQTPTLAMLVERELAIRDFVPEDYLEVVATFAPQAPGVPAGTQYRGTWFREADPKAGPRTAEAVRQARRLSADGVEAGEVMARVRAGTAAIESLTSETKRMAPPLLYDLTELQRHANRLYGFSAQRTLELAQNLYEKHKLLSYPRTASRHLSASVAETLPEVVRAIRAPYEPLLAPGTGERPLGRRCVDDGKVTDHHAIIPTATSPEGERLPPDERRIYELVCRRLLAAWHDEHVWAVTTVVTAVRSAGPTPGAPKVDRFHSSGTQVVREGWKVLDIGGGQRPPKGREGKGAKEDGEGKEPEDEPQDLPAVLAKGQQQQVEDVEAVKKRTRPPPRLTDASLLTAMETAGRALDEKELADAMKETGLGTPATRAAIIEVLLEREYLQRRGKSLEATEKGIRLIQMVHPDVKTPAMTGQWEAWLQRIERGQGDLPDFLRSIEAYVIEVVGKVPLPPSPPRGEAPRAPAPVAGSAAPRSPLPVARQASPSPSAPAAARPRQEAAPAASRRTVERKVRAPTPPGELRKLLKEAFGFEDFRPYQEEVCRAATAGEDLLLVMPTGAGKSLCYQLPGLARAGTTLVVSPLIALMEDQVTRLQSLGFAAERIHSGRDRATSRQVCADYLEGKLDFLFIAPERLGVPGFGELLARRPPALIAIDEAHCISQWGHDFRPDYRLLGTRLPMLRPAPVVALTATATPDVQRDIVQQLGLQGTRGGTSRTFIHGFRRTNIAIEVRELNPGQRGDAIREVLAEEDNRPAIVYASTRKHAEQLAELLSAEVPTAVYHAGMSPPDRDRVQSAFLEGRLEVIVATTAFGMGIDKADVRTVFHAALPASLEGYYQELGRAGRDGKPSRAVLLHSYVDRRTHEFFHQRDYPEPSVLAKLFHAAGAELEPKEALQARVRMDPEVFDKALEQLWIHGGLVMTPDESVRRGRPEWPAPYTAQRERKMLHLEQMGRYAEASGCRMRHLVSHFGDVQDSGKPCGLCDVCAPETCVTLRFAEPGERELHALGRILDSLHERDGQATGRLHRELFGESLPRREFERLVGGMVRAGLTRLSEDSFEKDGKSISFQRLTLTPDGQRTRVIEPNLVLLPMPLEPKAAKKRRLSRSKAAGARPEKRRKGTWGSAQGREDPPRRAAPRPSTGFTEGRAEGRTRAAASGRGSRGRAEAAAPGALAVVPDWEAGAIEEDWDEARDIGVRRGRGGRAAPPKPSAALVEALKAWRLAEARKRGVPAFRILTDRVLGVIASLRPEDREALMAIPGVGPKLVERYGAQLLALVSR; via the coding sequence ATGGGCACAGCACCCGAGTGGGACAGGAGCCGGCAGGACGGCGGTGGCAGGGCGGCCCGAGGGGGCGCGTCCGTGCTGGCCGTGGTGGCCGAGAAGCCGGCGGTGGCGCGGGACATCGCCCGGGCGCTGGGGGCCTCGCAGCGGGGCGAGGGGTGCTTCCGGGGCAACGGCTATGTGGTGACGTGGGCCATCGGGCACCTGGTGGGGCTGGCGCAGCCCCATGAGATTCAGCCCGCGTGGAAGCGCTGGCACCGGGAGCAGCTGCCCATGCTGCCGAGCGAGTGGCCGCTGGTGGTCTCCGCCAACACCCGCGCCCAGTTCGAGGTGGTGCGCGCGGTGGTGAACGCGCCCGAGGTGTCCGGGGTGGTGTGCGCCACGGACGCGGGGCGCGAGGGCGAGCTCATCTTCCGCTACATCTACGAGGCGGCCGGGTGCCGCAAGCCGGTGAAGCGGCTGTGGGTGTCGTCGCTGACGGAGGGCGCCATCCGCGAGGGCTTCCGCCAGCTCAAGGAGGGCCGCGCGTACGACGCGCTGGCCGACGCGGCCAAGGGGCGCAGCCGGGCGGACTGGCTGGTGGGGATGAACCTGTCACGCCTGTACACGCTGGCGTACGGGGAGACCCTGTCGGTGGGGCGGGTGCAGACGCCCACCCTGGCGATGCTGGTGGAGCGGGAGCTGGCCATCCGCGACTTCGTCCCGGAGGACTACCTGGAGGTGGTGGCCACCTTCGCGCCCCAGGCGCCCGGGGTGCCCGCGGGGACGCAGTACCGGGGCACGTGGTTCCGCGAGGCGGACCCGAAGGCGGGCCCCCGCACGGCGGAGGCGGTGCGCCAGGCCCGGCGCCTGTCCGCCGATGGGGTGGAGGCCGGGGAGGTGATGGCGCGGGTGCGCGCGGGCACGGCCGCCATCGAGTCGCTCACCTCCGAGACGAAGCGGATGGCGCCGCCGCTGCTGTATGACTTGACGGAGCTGCAGCGGCACGCGAACCGGTTGTATGGCTTTAGCGCCCAGCGGACGCTGGAGCTGGCGCAAAACCTGTATGAGAAACACAAGCTGCTGAGCTACCCCCGCACGGCGAGCCGGCACCTGTCGGCCTCGGTGGCGGAGACCCTGCCGGAGGTGGTGCGGGCCATTCGCGCCCCGTACGAGCCGCTGCTGGCGCCCGGCACGGGGGAGCGGCCCCTGGGCCGGCGCTGCGTGGACGACGGGAAGGTGACGGACCACCACGCCATCATCCCCACCGCCACCTCGCCGGAGGGGGAGCGGCTGCCGCCGGACGAGCGGCGCATCTACGAGCTGGTGTGCCGCCGGTTGCTCGCGGCGTGGCACGACGAGCACGTCTGGGCCGTCACCACGGTGGTGACGGCGGTGCGCTCCGCGGGGCCCACGCCGGGCGCGCCGAAGGTGGATCGCTTTCACAGCTCGGGCACGCAGGTGGTGCGCGAGGGCTGGAAGGTGCTGGACATCGGCGGCGGGCAGCGGCCTCCGAAGGGGCGCGAGGGCAAGGGCGCCAAGGAGGACGGCGAGGGCAAGGAGCCCGAGGACGAGCCACAGGATCTGCCCGCGGTGCTGGCCAAGGGCCAGCAGCAGCAGGTGGAGGACGTGGAGGCGGTGAAGAAGCGCACCCGGCCCCCGCCGCGCCTCACGGATGCCTCGCTGCTGACGGCGATGGAGACCGCGGGGCGGGCGCTGGATGAGAAGGAGCTGGCGGACGCGATGAAGGAGACGGGGCTGGGAACCCCGGCCACGCGCGCGGCCATCATCGAGGTGCTGCTGGAGCGGGAGTACCTCCAGCGCCGGGGCAAGTCCCTGGAGGCGACCGAGAAGGGCATCCGGCTCATTCAAATGGTGCACCCGGACGTGAAGACGCCGGCGATGACGGGGCAGTGGGAGGCCTGGCTGCAGCGCATCGAGCGGGGCCAGGGCGACCTGCCGGACTTCCTGCGCAGCATCGAGGCCTATGTCATCGAGGTGGTGGGCAAGGTGCCCCTGCCGCCTTCTCCTCCGCGTGGGGAGGCGCCCCGGGCACCGGCTCCCGTGGCTGGCTCGGCCGCCCCGCGGTCGCCGCTGCCAGTAGCCCGGCAGGCAAGCCCATCCCCCAGCGCCCCTGCCGCCGCTCGGCCGCGTCAGGAGGCGGCTCCGGCGGCCTCGCGGCGCACCGTGGAGCGGAAGGTCCGCGCCCCCACGCCCCCCGGCGAGCTGCGAAAGCTGCTCAAGGAGGCGTTTGGGTTCGAGGACTTCCGGCCCTATCAGGAGGAGGTGTGCCGGGCGGCCACGGCGGGGGAGGACTTGCTGCTGGTGATGCCGACGGGGGCGGGCAAGTCGCTGTGCTACCAGCTCCCCGGGCTGGCGCGGGCGGGGACGACACTGGTGGTGAGCCCGCTCATCGCCTTGATGGAGGACCAGGTGACGCGGCTCCAGTCGCTGGGGTTCGCGGCGGAGCGCATTCACTCGGGACGGGACCGGGCCACCTCGCGCCAGGTGTGCGCCGATTACCTGGAGGGCAAGCTGGACTTCCTCTTCATCGCGCCCGAGCGGCTGGGGGTGCCGGGCTTCGGGGAGCTGCTGGCGCGGCGGCCGCCCGCGCTCATCGCCATCGACGAGGCGCACTGCATCTCCCAGTGGGGGCATGACTTCCGGCCGGACTACCGGCTCCTGGGCACGCGCCTGCCGATGCTGCGCCCCGCGCCCGTCGTCGCGCTCACCGCCACGGCGACCCCGGATGTGCAGCGCGACATCGTCCAGCAGCTGGGGCTGCAGGGGACGCGGGGGGGCACCTCGCGCACCTTCATTCACGGCTTTCGCCGCACCAACATCGCCATCGAGGTTCGCGAGCTGAACCCAGGCCAGCGCGGCGATGCCATCCGCGAGGTGCTGGCCGAGGAGGACAACCGGCCCGCCATCGTCTACGCCTCCACGCGCAAGCACGCCGAGCAGCTCGCGGAGCTGCTGTCGGCGGAGGTGCCCACGGCCGTGTACCACGCGGGCATGTCCCCGCCCGACCGGGACCGGGTCCAGTCGGCGTTTCTGGAAGGGCGGCTGGAGGTGATTGTCGCCACCACGGCCTTCGGCATGGGCATCGACAAGGCGGATGTGCGCACCGTGTTCCATGCCGCGCTGCCCGCGAGCCTGGAGGGTTACTACCAGGAGCTGGGGCGCGCGGGCCGCGACGGGAAGCCCTCCCGCGCGGTGCTGCTGCACTCCTACGTGGACCGCCGCACGCACGAGTTCTTCCACCAGCGTGACTACCCGGAGCCCTCCGTGCTGGCGAAGCTGTTCCATGCGGCCGGGGCCGAGCTGGAGCCCAAGGAGGCCCTCCAGGCCCGCGTGCGCATGGACCCCGAGGTGTTCGACAAGGCCCTCGAGCAGCTCTGGATTCACGGGGGGCTGGTGATGACCCCGGACGAGAGCGTGCGCCGGGGCCGCCCGGAGTGGCCCGCGCCGTACACCGCGCAGCGCGAGCGCAAGATGCTCCACCTGGAGCAGATGGGGCGCTACGCGGAGGCCTCGGGGTGCCGGATGCGGCACCTGGTGAGCCACTTCGGCGACGTGCAGGACTCGGGCAAGCCGTGTGGGCTGTGCGACGTGTGCGCGCCCGAGACGTGTGTCACCTTGCGCTTCGCCGAGCCGGGCGAGCGCGAGCTGCACGCCCTGGGCCGCATCCTGGATTCGCTGCACGAGCGGGATGGACAGGCCACGGGCCGCCTGCACCGGGAGCTCTTCGGCGAGTCCTTGCCCCGCCGCGAGTTCGAGCGCCTGGTGGGCGGCATGGTGCGCGCGGGGCTGACGCGGCTGAGCGAGGACTCCTTCGAGAAGGACGGAAAGAGCATCTCCTTCCAGCGGCTGACGCTCACGCCGGATGGCCAGCGCACGCGCGTCATCGAGCCCAACCTGGTGCTGTTGCCCATGCCGCTGGAGCCGAAGGCCGCGAAGAAGCGCCGGCTCTCCCGGAGCAAGGCCGCCGGGGCCCGCCCGGAGAAGCGCCGCAAGGGCACGTGGGGCTCGGCGCAAGGACGCGAGGACCCCCCGCGCCGCGCGGCGCCGAGGCCGTCCACGGGCTTCACGGAAGGCCGTGCCGAGGGCCGGACGCGGGCGGCGGCTTCGGGCAGGGGCTCGCGGGGGCGGGCGGAGGCCGCGGCTCCCGGGGCGCTCGCCGTCGTTCCGGACTGGGAGGCAGGGGCCATCGAGGAGGACTGGGACGAGGCGCGCGACATTGGCGTGCGGCGGGGCCGGGGAGGACGCGCCGCGCCCCCCAAGCCCTCGGCCGCGCTGGTGGAGGCGCTCAAGGCGTGGCGGCTGGCCGAGGCGCGCAAGCGGGGCGTTCCCGCCTTCCGCATCCTCACGGACCGGGTGCTCGGAGTGATTGCCTCGCTGCGGCCCGAGGACCGGGAGGCCCTCATGGCCATTCCGGGCGTGGGGCCGAAGCTGGTGGAGCGCTATGGCGCGCAGCTTCTGGCCCTTGTGAGCCGGTGA
- a CDS encoding nucleotidyltransferase domain-containing protein has product MADIQKQFVQFDESIRLKRFEENQMLIEKRDAILDRLRAQFAKRRKEGETIPSFQHLNQGSYQMGTGIQPAQGDYDIDVGLCFNCSTRDYPNPVSLKVLVADALAEHTDLGTRIRRSCVTVYYKLGGEQAYHVDLAVYAYDNPQSRMPQLFLAKGYRDADAKSRSWESSDPKGLCAWVEGRFPDNDQELQFLRVIRALKRWKTEKFKLDGDNAPSGIGLTVAAGKWFSPRVTRDPFTQKTTFNDLEAMRHFVQALVGQFYSVGTKGDGNLLYRLQVPVPVPPGKDIFERMSPGQMTVFRERLTQLQDLLTRVARETDPVDACKLMRKEFCDEFPVPDRNDTGRSGPKAISTSGISA; this is encoded by the coding sequence ATGGCTGATATCCAGAAACAATTCGTGCAGTTCGATGAGAGCATCCGCCTCAAGCGCTTCGAAGAAAATCAGATGCTCATCGAGAAACGTGATGCAATCTTGGACCGGCTCCGCGCGCAGTTCGCGAAGAGGCGCAAGGAGGGCGAAACCATCCCCAGCTTCCAGCACCTGAACCAGGGCAGCTATCAGATGGGGACGGGCATCCAGCCCGCTCAAGGGGACTACGACATCGACGTGGGATTGTGCTTCAACTGCTCCACGAGGGACTACCCAAATCCCGTCAGCCTGAAGGTGCTGGTCGCCGATGCGCTCGCGGAGCATACGGATCTCGGGACCCGGATCCGGCGCTCCTGCGTGACCGTCTACTACAAGCTTGGCGGTGAGCAGGCCTACCACGTCGACCTCGCTGTCTACGCCTATGACAATCCCCAGAGCCGCATGCCTCAGCTCTTCCTGGCCAAGGGGTACCGGGATGCGGATGCGAAGAGCCGTTCATGGGAGTCCTCTGATCCCAAGGGCCTGTGTGCGTGGGTCGAAGGACGGTTCCCGGACAACGACCAAGAACTGCAATTTCTGCGAGTCATCCGGGCGCTCAAGCGCTGGAAGACGGAGAAGTTCAAACTGGATGGGGACAACGCGCCTTCTGGCATTGGGCTCACGGTGGCCGCGGGAAAATGGTTCTCGCCCCGTGTGACACGTGACCCCTTCACCCAGAAGACCACGTTCAATGACCTCGAGGCGATGCGGCACTTCGTGCAAGCACTCGTGGGCCAGTTCTACTCCGTTGGCACCAAGGGGGACGGCAACCTGCTCTACCGCCTCCAAGTGCCTGTCCCCGTGCCTCCAGGCAAGGACATCTTCGAGCGGATGTCGCCGGGCCAGATGACGGTCTTCCGCGAGCGTCTGACCCAGCTTCAGGATTTGCTCACTCGCGTCGCGCGGGAAACGGATCCAGTCGATGCCTGCAAGCTGATGAGGAAGGAGTTCTGCGACGAGTTCCCCGTTCCCGACAGGAACGACACAGGGCGTTCTGGGCCCAAAGCTATCTCGACCTCGGGTATCTCAGCCTAA
- a CDS encoding bestrophin family protein, whose amino-acid sequence MIVRPRPTAWQLLYILRGTVLPRVLPQVLGVAALSCLAVWGLRNEGIHLPSGATVPLSLLGLVLSIFLGFRNNASYDRWWEGRKLWGALIIELRSLAREAVALLDDGAVPSGPVKGREDARRLVHWGIAFAYALAGHLRGGDESASAGRFLSPEEAARLRASINPPDALLREMANELAALRRAGRLTDIPWQTLSERVQGLATVLAACERIRFTPLPFAYTVLLHRTAYLFCLILPFGLAEMLGWFAPVLSAILAYTFFGLDMLGEDLENPFGQVPNGLPLLAMARIAERGLLESLGEPVPEPLQPQDSVLM is encoded by the coding sequence ATGATCGTCCGTCCCCGTCCGACCGCCTGGCAGTTGCTCTACATCCTTCGGGGGACGGTGTTGCCCCGGGTCCTGCCCCAGGTGCTGGGCGTGGCGGCGCTGTCGTGCCTGGCCGTCTGGGGACTGCGCAATGAGGGCATTCACCTGCCCTCCGGCGCCACCGTGCCCTTGTCCCTGCTGGGCCTGGTGCTGTCGATCTTCCTCGGGTTTCGCAACAATGCCAGCTACGACCGGTGGTGGGAGGGCCGCAAGCTCTGGGGCGCGCTCATCATTGAGTTGCGCTCGCTGGCCCGGGAGGCGGTGGCCCTGCTCGATGATGGCGCCGTGCCCAGTGGCCCCGTGAAGGGCCGCGAGGACGCGCGGCGGCTCGTGCACTGGGGCATCGCGTTTGCCTATGCCTTGGCGGGCCACCTGAGGGGGGGCGACGAGAGCGCGAGCGCCGGCCGGTTTCTCTCGCCGGAAGAGGCCGCGCGCCTGCGGGCCAGCATCAACCCACCGGACGCGCTGTTGCGCGAGATGGCGAACGAGCTCGCGGCGCTGCGGCGCGCGGGCCGGCTCACCGACATTCCCTGGCAGACGTTGAGCGAGCGGGTGCAGGGGCTGGCCACGGTGCTGGCCGCCTGCGAGCGCATCCGGTTCACCCCGCTGCCCTTTGCCTATACCGTGCTCTTGCACCGCACGGCGTATCTGTTCTGTCTGATATTGCCGTTCGGCCTGGCGGAGATGCTGGGCTGGTTCGCGCCGGTGCTCTCCGCCATCCTGGCCTATACGTTCTTCGGGCTGGACATGCTGGGCGAGGATCTGGAGAACCCCTTCGGCCAGGTGCCCAACGGGCTGCCCCTGCTGGCCATGGCGCGGATCGCCGAACGGGGACTCCTCGAATCACTGGGAGAGCCCGTGCCCGAGCCGCTGCAACCCCAGGACTCTGTCTTGATGTGA
- a CDS encoding ThiF family adenylyltransferase, which translates to MGHLTIEGHKVHLRVGLPSAFPLSLPEISLVKIEPALELSHLADGKRLCFEADTNLLLDRHDPWGIVQESLARACGLLRRLLSGGQAEEFVQEILAYWSTLSFLVPSVGCIVAATDHPHLTKVLYEGDTPIGVADEPFDFGQSLGTRKNDRLARQNAIYIPIDPLLANTAFIPRELLSLESLRKYVRALPERDRVHLGKLLKQCTQRQELVVLGVKRPRGDRALLGVYFPALRGKHPLADEHAQDQLVPMSLVRRDHAFLAPRGGADVDLRRCRILLTGCGAIGGHLALLLARAGIGHLTLVDPDVFSLENTYRHACGMARPDILKVTGLQHEIQRLVPYITVDTHPKPLETLLAEQPQILTQHELVLSAMGHPTVEMHLNEQLWSSESHPPALFAWVEPFGLGGHVLASHVRSDGGGFARGCLECLYHHPDADSPLENRAAFATPGVHYGRDTLGCGSTYLPFADMDAMRTAETAARLALRILRRELTGASLLSWKGDPTAFEQAGFTVTPRFAAMPGPFIEEQTAYLRADCPVCAA; encoded by the coding sequence TTGGGACACCTCACGATCGAGGGCCATAAGGTGCATTTGCGCGTGGGCCTACCGAGCGCATTTCCCTTGAGCCTGCCTGAGATAAGCCTCGTGAAGATTGAGCCTGCCCTAGAGCTTTCGCACTTGGCAGATGGCAAGCGGCTATGCTTCGAAGCGGATACGAACCTTCTGCTCGATCGCCACGATCCGTGGGGAATCGTCCAGGAGTCCCTCGCGCGCGCATGCGGTCTGCTCCGCAGGCTGCTTTCGGGTGGGCAGGCAGAAGAGTTCGTGCAGGAAATCCTCGCATACTGGTCCACCCTGTCCTTTCTTGTTCCGAGCGTGGGATGCATCGTCGCCGCTACTGATCATCCCCATCTCACGAAAGTGCTTTACGAAGGAGACACGCCAATAGGCGTCGCGGATGAGCCGTTCGACTTTGGCCAATCGTTAGGCACACGAAAAAATGACCGGCTGGCCCGCCAGAATGCCATTTACATTCCCATTGATCCCCTTCTGGCGAACACGGCGTTTATCCCTAGGGAGTTACTCTCATTGGAGAGCCTTCGAAAATACGTCCGGGCCCTTCCCGAAAGAGACCGCGTCCACCTTGGAAAACTCCTCAAGCAATGCACCCAGCGACAGGAACTCGTCGTCCTAGGAGTGAAACGCCCCCGAGGGGACCGTGCACTTCTAGGGGTATATTTCCCAGCGCTTCGCGGGAAGCATCCCCTTGCCGATGAGCACGCCCAAGACCAGCTCGTCCCGATGAGCCTCGTGCGGCGGGATCATGCCTTCCTGGCGCCTCGCGGAGGGGCAGACGTCGATCTGCGGCGATGCCGGATCCTCCTCACCGGCTGCGGCGCCATTGGAGGCCATCTCGCTCTGCTCTTAGCGCGGGCCGGCATCGGGCATCTCACGTTGGTCGACCCGGACGTATTCTCCCTTGAGAACACGTACCGCCATGCGTGCGGAATGGCACGTCCGGACATACTCAAGGTAACAGGGCTCCAGCACGAAATTCAGCGTCTGGTTCCCTACATCACCGTCGACACGCACCCCAAGCCCCTTGAAACCCTCCTTGCGGAGCAACCGCAAATCCTGACCCAGCATGAATTGGTGCTCTCCGCCATGGGACATCCCACTGTCGAGATGCACCTGAACGAGCAGCTCTGGTCGTCTGAGTCCCATCCTCCAGCACTCTTCGCCTGGGTGGAACCGTTCGGCCTTGGCGGGCACGTGCTCGCCAGCCACGTCCGGAGTGACGGTGGTGGGTTCGCGCGAGGCTGTCTCGAATGCCTCTACCACCACCCCGATGCAGACAGCCCGCTGGAGAACCGCGCGGCGTTCGCGACGCCCGGCGTTCACTACGGCCGGGACACACTGGGGTGCGGCAGCACCTATCTGCCCTTCGCGGATATGGATGCCATGCGGACGGCCGAGACCGCAGCGCGCCTTGCGCTCCGCATCCTCCGCCGGGAACTCACGGGCGCGTCCCTCCTGTCCTGGAAGGGAGATCCCACCGCGTTTGAACAGGCGGGGTTCACGGTCACCCCTCGCTTCGCGGCCATGCCCGGGCCATTCATCGAAGAGCAGACCGCATACCTCCGCGCGGACTGCCCGGTCTGCGCGGCATGA
- a CDS encoding SAVED domain-containing protein, whose translation MSPSSKPCEITLEFTRLNDSEDPYEFSFEPQDYFVRHTYGDNRRTRFDWDATALQEGLAELKKARPDSAKLEHLGHFLRRFLTNTNWVRDEADINRAREQGAPIHFTIRSNAAEMYFLPWELLPLEPSGTQFGEISNCLIRYEWPRSLPQVKPHAVARILLACSGAGGDIPFDQHRAAILNTCQEALTSGMVELEILPNVTRQSLARALNDPARPVTALHVLCHGVPLRQDGFGVAFSPLSEHSQFDRLDASDLRRLFTNCASPPRLAVLNVCCSGDAGKPAHRLGSIAQMLHRQGVPAVLSSRIPLSGEGSILLTQALYGELLRGSGNLRMALSIAKQALMHALNTKDWASLQLYAREGNDLALEPFHRLASSTPEPSPSRGDLVLICHEAYAPVHGAPEAADAPALFEQRHVRKVSIAQTSALEGRNWENLETEVHSLASPQGAFRQALAEQGTELVYYGFPFIPLAALAGFLAKTRHVHLFEHDRELKRFTWVRNASGPFPSMKIETQKGTGAHAARLRLSISAEVGLHDCQAVLPEQDVRLDVHCRVEEPQRGIVRREEQAHEYARQLRLALDQHIARDPLITSIHVFAAVPVSIAFHLGQSLTASWLPLCYVYNHGAQENPRYKWRLCIQKAAQGQPSVEILG comes from the coding sequence ATGAGCCCATCCTCCAAACCTTGTGAAATTACCCTTGAGTTCACACGCCTGAACGACTCAGAGGATCCCTACGAGTTCTCCTTCGAGCCGCAAGACTATTTTGTCCGCCACACCTATGGCGACAACAGAAGGACTCGCTTTGATTGGGACGCAACTGCTCTTCAGGAAGGTCTTGCAGAGCTAAAGAAGGCGCGTCCTGATTCCGCCAAGCTTGAGCATCTTGGCCATTTCTTACGGCGATTCTTGACCAACACGAACTGGGTCCGGGACGAAGCCGACATCAACCGGGCCCGCGAGCAAGGAGCCCCCATCCATTTCACCATCCGCTCCAACGCCGCAGAGATGTACTTCCTCCCCTGGGAGTTACTCCCGCTGGAACCCAGTGGAACCCAGTTCGGCGAGATCTCCAATTGCCTCATCCGGTATGAGTGGCCAAGAAGCCTGCCTCAAGTGAAACCTCACGCGGTAGCCCGCATCCTGCTCGCGTGCTCAGGCGCCGGGGGAGATATTCCCTTCGACCAGCATCGCGCGGCCATTTTAAACACATGCCAGGAAGCTCTCACGTCGGGAATGGTTGAGTTGGAGATACTTCCCAATGTGACACGCCAGTCCTTGGCTCGCGCGCTGAACGATCCAGCACGGCCTGTCACAGCGCTTCACGTTCTCTGTCACGGCGTTCCGCTCCGCCAAGATGGCTTTGGCGTTGCCTTCTCACCACTGTCAGAGCACAGCCAGTTCGACCGGCTCGATGCATCGGACCTCCGCCGGCTTTTCACCAACTGCGCCAGCCCTCCAAGACTCGCCGTCCTCAATGTCTGCTGCAGCGGTGACGCAGGAAAGCCAGCCCACCGTTTGGGCAGCATCGCCCAAATGCTGCACCGGCAAGGCGTTCCAGCCGTGCTGTCCTCTCGGATTCCCCTTTCTGGAGAGGGCTCCATTCTCCTCACGCAAGCCCTCTACGGCGAGCTACTCCGCGGGAGCGGAAACCTGCGCATGGCGCTGTCCATCGCCAAGCAGGCCCTCATGCACGCCTTGAACACCAAGGACTGGGCATCGCTCCAACTTTACGCCCGGGAGGGCAATGACTTGGCGCTTGAGCCCTTCCACCGACTCGCCTCCTCCACTCCGGAGCCTTCGCCTTCCCGTGGAGATCTCGTTCTCATCTGCCATGAGGCTTACGCACCAGTCCACGGTGCGCCAGAAGCAGCGGATGCGCCAGCTCTTTTCGAGCAGCGGCACGTCCGGAAGGTCTCCATCGCGCAGACATCAGCTCTCGAAGGCCGCAACTGGGAGAACCTCGAGACAGAGGTTCACAGCCTGGCTTCGCCTCAAGGCGCTTTCCGGCAAGCGCTGGCCGAACAGGGCACTGAACTCGTGTACTACGGCTTTCCCTTCATCCCCTTGGCCGCCTTGGCGGGCTTCCTGGCGAAGACCCGCCATGTTCACCTCTTCGAACATGACCGCGAGTTGAAACGTTTCACCTGGGTGCGCAACGCCAGCGGCCCGTTCCCCTCCATGAAGATTGAGACGCAGAAAGGCACGGGCGCCCACGCCGCGCGGCTCCGGCTCTCCATCTCCGCCGAGGTGGGACTCCATGACTGCCAGGCGGTGCTGCCAGAGCAGGACGTGAGACTGGATGTCCACTGCAGGGTGGAAGAGCCGCAGCGCGGCATCGTCCGCCGGGAAGAGCAAGCGCACGAGTACGCGAGGCAGCTCCGCTTGGCGCTCGATCAGCACATCGCCAGAGACCCTCTCATCACGAGCATCCATGTCTTCGCCGCTGTCCCTGTCAGCATTGCGTTCCACCTGGGGCAGTCCTTGACGGCGAGCTGGCTGCCGCTCTGCTACGTCTACAACCACGGTGCCCAGGAGAATCCCCGGTACAAGTGGCGGCTGTGCATCCAGAAGGCAGCGCAGGGCCAGCCTTCCGTCGAGATCCTGGGCTGA